A DNA window from Flavisolibacter ginsenosidimutans contains the following coding sequences:
- a CDS encoding SDR family NAD(P)-dependent oxidoreductase codes for MNETRIALVTGGSRGLGRDMALSLARKGLDIILTYRSKKEEADEVVKQIEALGRKALSLPLDMNAFSSLEAFVKALIIELKTVWQTEAFDYLVNNAGMGATVPFEKVTETLFDEFLNVHFKSVYFLTQKLLPHLKEGGGIVNISSGTTRFANPGYSVYASMKGAIEVLTKYWAKELGPKGIRANVVAPGPVETDFNNAAIRSNPQMKERLAGLSPLGRVGTAEDIGSVVAFLCTDEAKWINGQRIEVSGGING; via the coding sequence ATGAACGAAACCAGAATAGCATTGGTCACCGGCGGTAGCCGCGGCCTGGGAAGAGACATGGCACTAAGCCTTGCCCGCAAGGGACTGGACATTATCCTCACTTACCGCAGCAAAAAAGAAGAAGCAGACGAGGTGGTAAAACAAATTGAAGCTCTCGGCAGAAAAGCCCTGAGCCTGCCTTTGGACATGAACGCTTTTTCCTCGCTCGAGGCTTTTGTCAAAGCATTGATCATTGAACTAAAAACCGTTTGGCAAACCGAAGCCTTTGATTACCTCGTAAACAATGCGGGCATGGGCGCCACCGTTCCGTTTGAAAAAGTAACCGAAACCCTCTTCGACGAGTTTTTAAACGTGCATTTCAAAAGCGTTTATTTCTTAACGCAAAAATTGCTGCCGCACCTGAAAGAAGGCGGCGGCATCGTCAACATCTCCAGCGGCACCACCCGCTTTGCCAATCCCGGCTATTCGGTTTATGCGTCCATGAAAGGCGCTATCGAAGTCCTGACAAAATACTGGGCAAAAGAACTGGGGCCGAAAGGCATTCGGGCAAACGTAGTTGCACCGGGACCCGTTGAAACGGATTTCAACAACGCGGCCATCCGCAGCAATCCACAAATGAAAGAGAGACTTGCGGGGCTTTCACCACTTGGCCGCGTGGGCACAGCCGAAGACATTGGCAGCGTGGTGGCCTTTCTTTGCACTGATGAAGCAAAATGGATTAACGGGCAGCGCATCGAGGTAAGCGGAGGGATAAACGGATAA
- a CDS encoding N-acetylmuramoyl-L-alanine amidase produces the protein MIRFTCLTLSFILCFSGTVRNEKKDANAAKKKITVVWQPSHQTDTGVDFSEAETCNGIATAAMKLTVPSGKVKLKEYKVWSLGRTDVHHADSGSNTKIAHTAAVVDGKISGYAYELKEADEKHPEVFIAVHNNGGTRRHAVWGYVHYGDTYEPVNRDLAARLVKAICTATGMEDRGVLVDSTTGRNDYRCASTGKLSFYSLDENVNTAPYRVLLEIGDNAASHEFLKNSANQKIIGEAIKKELVKWLEER, from the coding sequence ATGATTCGTTTTACCTGTTTGACGCTCTCGTTTATCCTTTGCTTTAGCGGTACCGTTCGTAACGAAAAAAAAGATGCCAACGCAGCAAAAAAGAAAATTACGGTTGTCTGGCAGCCCTCGCACCAAACCGATACCGGCGTGGATTTTAGTGAGGCCGAAACCTGCAACGGCATTGCTACCGCAGCCATGAAGCTAACCGTTCCGTCGGGTAAAGTAAAGCTGAAAGAATACAAAGTATGGAGTTTAGGCCGTACTGATGTGCATCACGCCGACAGCGGCAGCAACACAAAAATTGCGCACACAGCGGCGGTGGTTGACGGGAAGATTTCGGGCTATGCTTACGAGTTGAAGGAAGCGGACGAAAAACATCCCGAAGTATTTATTGCCGTGCACAACAACGGCGGCACACGTCGTCATGCCGTGTGGGGGTATGTTCATTATGGCGATACTTATGAACCGGTGAACCGTGATTTAGCGGCTCGTTTGGTAAAAGCCATTTGCACGGCCACGGGCATGGAAGATCGCGGCGTTTTGGTTGACAGCACCACGGGCCGCAACGATTACCGCTGCGCCAGCACCGGCAAGCTTTCCTTTTACAGTCTTGACGAAAACGTGAACACGGCTCCTTACCGCGTTTTATTGGAGATTGGCGACAACGCCGCGAGCCATGAGTTTTTAAAGAATTCGGCCAATCAAAAAATCATCGGCGAAGCGATTAAGAAAGAATTGGTGAAGTGGCTGGAGGAGCGATGA
- a CDS encoding lmo0937 family membrane protein, with product MGNLLYIIAVILIIGWLLGMFAFHVTGGLIHALLVIAIILFLIQLLSGRRGV from the coding sequence ATGGGAAATCTGTTGTACATCATCGCCGTAATTCTCATCATTGGATGGCTGTTGGGCATGTTTGCCTTTCACGTAACCGGCGGGCTTATTCATGCCCTGTTGGTCATTGCCATTATCTTGTTTTTGATACAACTTTTAAGCGGCCGCAGGGGCGTGTAA
- a CDS encoding acyltransferase family protein produces the protein MKVFYQQLDGLRALSVFAVILAHGLPFTFFRDTLGLGFWGVDLFFVLSGFLITEILLKQICAQEKPKRMIKSFYVKRTLRIFPIFYIVLLLAIGFNLDGCRAYCGYAFTYTLNFYNASSGVEGRYLSHIWSLCVEEQFYLFWPFMLLLIKPRFHKHLIMAVIIAAVLFRWVTTIVNYHNYHIYNYRSMPSALDALGIGAFLAYVKLFHLPLLKKAMRWRFVPALFFVLFLLLSAFNYPHRILFEETFLRLCVSVCCFFIIAQGVFGYEGRFGRFLQTASLRYLGKISYGIYLFHLLIQFFFDDYVDKYVLAHYSRSLPKLFQYNLHLLQLPLIILFTVLIAAASFRWIEKPFLQLKAQFVYS, from the coding sequence TTGAAAGTATTTTACCAACAGCTTGACGGCTTGCGAGCCCTGTCTGTTTTTGCTGTTATTCTTGCACACGGCCTTCCTTTCACCTTTTTCCGCGATACCCTTGGCTTGGGTTTTTGGGGCGTTGATTTGTTTTTTGTTCTTAGTGGTTTTTTAATCACGGAAATTCTGCTGAAACAAATATGTGCTCAGGAAAAGCCGAAGCGTATGATTAAATCGTTTTACGTCAAACGCACCCTGCGGATCTTTCCCATTTTTTATATTGTGCTTTTATTGGCAATAGGCTTTAACCTTGATGGATGCCGCGCCTACTGCGGTTATGCCTTCACCTATACGCTCAATTTTTACAATGCTTCCTCCGGAGTGGAAGGCCGCTATCTTTCGCACATTTGGTCGCTTTGCGTGGAGGAACAGTTTTATCTTTTCTGGCCTTTTATGCTTTTGCTCATCAAACCGCGTTTCCACAAGCACCTGATCATGGCTGTGATTATTGCCGCGGTACTGTTCCGGTGGGTAACCACGATTGTCAATTACCACAATTATCACATCTACAATTACCGGTCAATGCCTTCGGCACTTGATGCGCTAGGGATTGGGGCATTTCTTGCTTACGTAAAATTGTTTCATCTGCCGCTTTTAAAAAAAGCGATGCGGTGGCGTTTTGTTCCGGCCTTGTTTTTTGTGCTTTTTCTACTGCTGTCCGCCTTTAATTATCCGCACAGGATTTTGTTTGAAGAGACTTTTCTTCGTCTTTGTGTTTCGGTTTGTTGCTTTTTTATCATTGCACAGGGTGTGTTCGGGTACGAAGGCCGCTTTGGCCGCTTTTTGCAAACGGCGTCGCTTCGTTACCTGGGAAAAATTTCCTACGGCATTTACCTGTTCCATTTGTTGATTCAATTCTTTTTTGATGATTATGTTGATAAGTACGTGCTTGCGCATTATTCCCGCTCGCTTCCAAAGCTCTTTCAATACAACCTGCACTTGTTGCAACTGCCGCTCATCATCCTTTTTACGGTTTTGATTGCGGCCGCTTCTTTTCGCTGGATTGAAAAACCATTCTTACAACTAAAAGCGCAATTTGTTTATAGCTAA
- a CDS encoding outer membrane beta-barrel protein: MTLLLLAGLLLPAHGFTQAKDDRVFKAVVVDSLDKTPLENCTVSLQTEGSKKFITDEDGSFSLKLKADTAFLLLQHVGYAEKRFALLQRNKKSIDTILLSPSSTMMKGVVVKAKLPLVVVRGDTTEYNVDSSMFEPFDVVEDLLKRLPGLEIDAQGKMTFHGKPITRILVDGEDLFGGDPNFSMKKLPAGMVAKIQVMDTKTLEQIFNNIPADGEDKTLNIKLKAGNKTFGNAAAAAGTKNNLEADANISRFNENKRLSLTGGYNSSNKTGLFKVSGGPTSSELNAGVNYGDKIGKLRFNGSYAYNQSTSSNETYRERTQLITTDTSFFTKVASHFNNTYGNHRVSLNANLWIDSSSILDATLSFNKTKNNNENSSSSLTSENGLLRNESRNSATSNGEGQNVSASVTWRKYLNRKGRSLLVSAQAAGAGQQSELFSQSTNTYFVNGFPVSGDTLNRQTKNQNKTESYSANFTYTEPLAKNLRLNLTGNYNRSQQSNDRVIYNLDSATHKAAFDSLYSATVISTDATKSVGASLHFTNQKWNVSSGLTTLWQRTVRSLQKENLQQDLLRYSPTLNAAYAVGKGKMLRAAFSAVTIQPSVDQLRPVPDNSNPLYIRLGNPALRTAFSQNYLLSYNYSNNRTTLMASAAYAPVNNQIVNATTYDEYRRVTSQYINVQGVFNARTNLSFSKLYQQDKSFINWNTSSGFAYGRQIYFQSNKRYDSRNYSVNATLSFSKHGQGIRSSGFTLSLAPMVSRNWTPADETVLNTTRLSLSPMAEGSCKLLRFVYLTTSYRLWYNRLDYHSLLRRNDEYSLHTLNNSLRFQVMKRWWVQAALSYQYNTQAPDGVNKGQFNSNLSVNGQVAKGRGQISVTAFDLLATKTALQRVVSETYIEDVQTNNLRNYFTLRLQWGFSKLERRQKASMPDMK; the protein is encoded by the coding sequence GTGACGCTGCTTCTTCTTGCCGGCCTCCTCTTGCCGGCACACGGTTTTACACAAGCAAAGGACGACAGAGTTTTTAAAGCCGTCGTCGTTGATTCGCTGGACAAAACGCCGCTGGAGAACTGCACCGTTTCCCTGCAAACAGAAGGCTCCAAAAAATTTATCACGGACGAAGACGGCTCTTTCTCTTTGAAGCTAAAAGCCGACACGGCTTTCCTTCTCTTGCAACACGTTGGCTATGCCGAAAAGCGGTTTGCGCTCTTGCAGAGAAACAAGAAAAGCATTGACACAATTCTTCTTTCGCCTTCGTCAACGATGATGAAAGGCGTGGTGGTTAAAGCAAAACTGCCGTTGGTTGTGGTCAGAGGCGATACAACGGAATACAACGTTGACTCCTCGATGTTTGAACCCTTTGACGTGGTGGAAGATTTGTTGAAACGATTGCCCGGATTGGAGATTGACGCACAGGGTAAGATGACTTTTCACGGCAAACCCATTACCCGCATTTTGGTTGACGGCGAAGATTTGTTTGGCGGCGATCCGAACTTCTCAATGAAAAAACTACCGGCGGGCATGGTGGCAAAAATCCAGGTGATGGACACCAAAACGCTGGAACAAATTTTTAACAACATACCCGCCGACGGCGAAGACAAAACACTCAACATAAAGCTCAAGGCCGGAAACAAAACCTTTGGCAATGCCGCCGCCGCCGCGGGAACAAAAAACAATCTTGAAGCCGATGCCAACATCAGCCGGTTTAACGAAAACAAAAGATTAAGTCTTACAGGCGGCTACAACAGCAGCAACAAAACGGGGCTATTTAAAGTCTCCGGCGGACCCACCAGCTCGGAGTTAAACGCCGGCGTTAATTACGGTGATAAAATCGGGAAGCTGCGCTTCAATGGCAGTTACGCCTACAATCAAAGCACAAGCAGCAACGAAACCTACCGCGAACGAACGCAGCTAATTACCACCGATACTTCTTTCTTTACCAAAGTGGCCTCGCATTTCAACAACACTTACGGCAATCACCGCGTCAGTCTCAACGCTAATTTGTGGATTGATTCGTCAAGCATTTTGGACGCAACGCTGTCGTTCAACAAAACGAAAAACAACAACGAAAACAGCAGTTCCTCGCTCACAAGCGAAAACGGTTTGTTGCGCAACGAAAGCCGCAACAGCGCTACATCAAACGGCGAAGGACAAAACGTTTCGGCTTCGGTAACCTGGCGAAAATACCTGAACCGCAAAGGGCGCAGTTTGCTTGTATCGGCGCAGGCGGCCGGCGCCGGTCAACAATCAGAACTCTTCTCGCAATCAACCAACACTTATTTTGTCAACGGCTTTCCTGTCAGCGGCGACACCCTGAACCGTCAAACAAAAAACCAAAACAAAACAGAATCTTATTCGGCAAATTTTACCTACACCGAGCCTCTTGCAAAAAACCTTCGCCTTAATTTAACCGGCAATTACAACCGGTCGCAGCAAAGCAACGACCGCGTGATTTACAACCTTGACAGCGCAACGCACAAAGCCGCTTTCGACAGCCTGTATTCGGCCACGGTCATCTCCACCGATGCAACAAAAAGTGTCGGCGCTTCGCTTCACTTCACCAACCAGAAATGGAACGTCAGCAGCGGCTTAACAACGCTTTGGCAACGCACGGTTCGCAGCCTTCAAAAAGAAAACCTTCAGCAAGACCTCCTGCGCTACTCGCCCACCCTTAACGCAGCCTACGCAGTGGGGAAGGGAAAAATGTTGAGGGCCGCTTTTTCAGCCGTTACCATTCAGCCCTCTGTTGATCAATTGCGGCCTGTGCCCGACAACAGCAATCCGCTCTACATACGTCTGGGTAATCCAGCCTTGCGAACGGCCTTCTCGCAGAACTATTTACTCAGTTACAATTATTCAAACAACCGCACGACGCTGATGGCCAGCGCTGCTTATGCACCGGTGAACAACCAGATTGTGAACGCAACAACCTACGACGAATACCGACGCGTCACATCTCAATACATTAATGTGCAAGGCGTGTTTAACGCAAGAACCAATCTTAGCTTTTCGAAACTTTACCAACAAGACAAAAGCTTTATCAACTGGAACACCTCGTCGGGCTTCGCATACGGCCGCCAAATTTATTTCCAATCGAACAAGCGCTACGATTCGCGCAATTACTCAGTCAACGCAACGCTGTCTTTTTCCAAACACGGGCAAGGCATTCGCTCCTCCGGTTTTACGCTGTCGCTTGCGCCGATGGTTTCGCGCAACTGGACGCCGGCTGATGAAACAGTGCTCAACACCACAAGGCTTTCCCTTTCACCAATGGCCGAAGGCAGTTGCAAGCTGCTTCGTTTTGTTTACCTCACAACGTCGTACCGCCTTTGGTACAACCGGCTCGATTACCATTCTTTGCTTCGGCGCAACGACGAATACAGCCTGCACACGTTAAACAATAGCTTGCGGTTCCAGGTAATGAAGCGATGGTGGGTGCAAGCGGCGCTTTCTTATCAATACAATACACAGGCACCCGACGGGGTCAATAAGGGACAGTTCAACAGCAATCTTTCGGTAAATGGCCAGGTGGCCAAAGGCCGCGGACAAATCAGCGTAACCGCTTTTGATTTACTGGCTACCAAAACGGCCTTGCAACGGGTGGTAAGCGAAACCTACATTGAAGATGTACAGACGAACAACCTCCGCAATTATTTTACCCTGCGGCTACAGTGGGGTTTCAGCAAACTTGAGCGACGGCAGAAAGCTTCAATGCCCGATATGAAATAA
- a CDS encoding ester cyclase, translating into MEETMLRSEALTLAQKNLLDYFQTHDVKYLADDAVFRNMNTGETYKGRAEIGAMLHFFYHVLFEAKAELVNYAVTEEKAVAEARVKGKHTGNYNGIAATGKEVDFPLCLTYYLKDGLIQEAHIYTSTDVLMQQLGVSASKQKATYLVRDIFHLKFGQFKTAKALLQEAMDKGLMPDNAQARVFSDFTGDAYRLIFEEGFNSLTDCEAALTGGMKAEEWQAWYEQFKPLVERSHREILKQVI; encoded by the coding sequence ATGGAAGAAACAATGCTCCGAAGCGAAGCCCTCACGCTTGCGCAAAAGAACCTGCTCGATTATTTTCAAACCCACGACGTAAAGTACCTGGCCGATGACGCCGTTTTCCGCAACATGAACACCGGCGAAACCTACAAGGGCAGGGCCGAAATAGGCGCCATGCTGCACTTCTTTTACCACGTTCTGTTTGAGGCAAAAGCCGAATTGGTGAATTACGCCGTTACCGAAGAAAAGGCCGTGGCGGAAGCCCGCGTGAAAGGGAAACATACCGGCAATTACAACGGCATTGCCGCCACCGGCAAAGAGGTTGATTTCCCGCTCTGCTTAACGTACTATTTAAAAGATGGGCTTATCCAAGAGGCACACATTTATACGTCAACCGATGTGCTCATGCAGCAATTGGGCGTCAGCGCTTCTAAACAAAAAGCCACGTATCTCGTAAGAGACATTTTCCACTTAAAATTTGGCCAGTTTAAAACCGCCAAAGCCTTGTTGCAGGAAGCGATGGACAAAGGTCTGATGCCGGACAACGCACAGGCAAGAGTGTTTTCCGACTTTACCGGAGATGCCTATCGCCTCATCTTTGAAGAAGGCTTCAACAGCCTGACCGATTGCGAAGCGGCGCTAACCGGCGGCATGAAGGCCGAAGAATGGCAGGCCTGGTACGAACAATTCAAACCACTAGTAGAGCGCAGCCATCGCGAAATTTTGAAACAAGTGATATGA
- a CDS encoding alpha-ketoacid dehydrogenase subunit alpha/beta — translation MQFQKSSLQSEELISLYKNLLWPRLIEEKMLVLLRQGRISKWFSGIGQEAISVGATMALQQDEWIMPLHRNLGVFTSRNMPLHKLFKQWQGAQDGYSKGRERSFHFGSKEHRICGMISHLGPQLAVSDGVALACKLKQEKKVSLAFTGDGGTSEGDFHEALNVAAVWDLPVIFIIENNGYGLSTPTSEQYRCAQLADRAKGYGMDSVVIDGNNILTVYDTVKGVRDYCIREQKPYLIECTTFRMRGHEEASGTKYVPKELFEQWQEKDPIKNYEVWLLNEGVLTDQDVLATREEMKTAIEEALQIGFNSRPTMVSANDELRDVHAPTVINNQRPALNAQRSTSSRELRMIDAIKEGLYQCMQQHSNLVLMGQDIAEYGGAFKITEGFVEEFGKARVRNTPLCESAIVGAALGLSLEDFKSVVEMQFADFVSVGFNQIVNNLAKVHYRWGQNADVVIRMPTGGGVGAGPFHSQSNEAWFVHTPGLKVVYPSNPFDAKGLLIAAINDPNPVMYFEHKALYRSVNGQVPEEYYEVEIGKARVVQTGNDISIITYGAGVHWAEEYATEHTDVSIDILDLRTLLPLDYEAIEASVKRTGKVLLLHEDTLIGGISGDIAAWIAEHCFQYLDAPVMRCASLDTPVPFNTELEKTFLAKARLDETMLRLLAY, via the coding sequence GCATCGGGCAAGAGGCAATCAGTGTCGGTGCAACGATGGCTTTACAGCAAGACGAATGGATCATGCCTTTGCACCGGAACCTTGGCGTGTTTACCTCGCGAAACATGCCGCTGCACAAGCTTTTCAAGCAATGGCAAGGTGCGCAGGACGGCTACAGCAAGGGCCGCGAACGCAGCTTTCATTTTGGTTCGAAAGAGCATCGCATCTGCGGCATGATTTCACATCTTGGTCCGCAGTTGGCCGTTTCCGACGGCGTTGCTTTGGCCTGTAAACTCAAGCAAGAAAAAAAAGTTTCGCTTGCTTTTACCGGCGACGGCGGAACCAGCGAAGGCGATTTTCACGAAGCGCTTAATGTAGCGGCTGTGTGGGATTTGCCCGTCATCTTCATCATTGAAAACAACGGCTACGGATTAAGTACACCAACGAGTGAACAATACCGTTGTGCGCAGTTGGCCGATCGTGCAAAAGGATACGGCATGGACAGCGTAGTGATTGATGGCAACAACATCTTAACCGTTTATGATACCGTAAAAGGCGTAAGAGATTATTGCATTCGCGAACAGAAACCTTACCTCATTGAATGCACCACCTTTCGAATGCGCGGGCACGAAGAGGCCAGCGGAACCAAATACGTTCCGAAAGAATTGTTTGAACAATGGCAGGAGAAAGACCCGATAAAAAATTATGAAGTGTGGTTGCTGAATGAAGGCGTGTTGACGGATCAGGATGTTCTTGCAACGCGGGAAGAAATGAAAACCGCTATTGAAGAGGCGTTGCAAATTGGGTTCAACAGTCGCCCAACGATGGTAAGCGCCAACGATGAACTAAGAGACGTACATGCGCCAACCGTGATTAATAACCAACGGCCAGCGCTCAACGCTCAACGCTCAACGTCGTCACGAGAACTGCGCATGATAGACGCCATTAAAGAAGGTTTGTATCAATGCATGCAACAGCATTCCAATCTTGTTCTCATGGGGCAAGACATTGCCGAATACGGCGGTGCGTTTAAAATTACCGAAGGCTTTGTGGAAGAATTTGGAAAAGCGAGAGTGCGCAATACTCCTTTATGCGAGAGTGCGATTGTGGGCGCCGCACTTGGCTTATCGCTTGAAGATTTTAAAAGCGTTGTGGAAATGCAGTTTGCGGATTTTGTTTCGGTAGGCTTTAATCAAATCGTGAACAACCTTGCAAAAGTCCATTACCGTTGGGGCCAGAACGCTGACGTAGTGATACGCATGCCAACGGGCGGCGGCGTAGGCGCCGGGCCTTTTCACTCGCAATCAAACGAAGCCTGGTTTGTGCACACACCGGGTTTAAAGGTGGTTTATCCTTCTAATCCTTTCGACGCAAAAGGTTTGCTGATTGCGGCCATCAACGACCCAAATCCGGTGATGTATTTTGAGCACAAAGCTTTGTACCGAAGCGTGAACGGACAAGTGCCGGAAGAATATTACGAAGTAGAAATTGGCAAGGCAAGAGTGGTGCAAACCGGCAACGACATTTCGATAATCACGTACGGGGCCGGCGTGCATTGGGCAGAAGAATACGCAACGGAACACACTGATGTCTCCATTGACATACTCGACTTGCGAACCTTGCTGCCGCTCGATTACGAAGCCATAGAAGCATCGGTTAAACGCACAGGAAAGGTTTTGTTGTTGCACGAAGACACGTTAATTGGCGGCATTAGTGGCGATATAGCCGCGTGGATTGCGGAACACTGTTTTCAATATCTGGATGCACCGGTGATGCGTTGCGCATCGCTGGATACGCCGGTACCGTTTAATACAGAGCTGGAGAAAACTTTTTTAGCAAAAGCAAGGCTGGATGAAACGATGCTGCGTTTGTTGGCCTACTAG
- a CDS encoding DUF6515 family protein: MNTPIKQFALSTFIALAFIGSANAQRGERHDGGGSRSFDRGGSNERRSGGFSSGSSVSRQNNASFDRQSRRESFDNRVSSVTPGRQSRNFDNRDVVRSSTDWRMDQSRVNNGFSQQRVSRNTPVYNNARVVNNYRYSSAYSYAPRRWAYYGAPRYSVLPYGALTIRFGGYPYYYHSGLFFGYYNGFYEPVFAPIGIHVNILPIGYHPFYIGPTRYYYYDGIYYRNYNDNEYEVIDAPLGAQVSVLPKGATVATINGEKFYEFNGTYYKEGTNSKNEVVYTVVGKYGHVNNSEAGVSDLQQPALHVGDVIPVLPDGCKEVTINGEQLYLSPDNTYFKAQTSDGNTSYKIVGMGEKQ; encoded by the coding sequence ATGAATACGCCAATAAAACAATTTGCTCTCAGCACATTCATTGCTTTGGCTTTCATCGGCTCGGCCAACGCACAGCGTGGCGAGCGCCACGACGGTGGCGGTTCAAGAAGCTTTGACAGGGGCGGTAGCAATGAACGCCGCTCCGGTGGCTTTAGCAGCGGGTCTTCCGTAAGCCGTCAAAACAACGCTTCCTTCGATCGCCAAAGCCGGCGCGAATCCTTTGACAACCGCGTAAGTTCGGTAACGCCCGGCCGACAAAGTCGGAACTTCGACAACCGCGACGTGGTTCGCTCTTCTACCGACTGGCGAATGGATCAATCAAGAGTCAACAACGGTTTCAGCCAGCAACGGGTTTCGCGCAACACACCCGTTTACAATAACGCCCGTGTTGTGAACAATTATCGCTATTCGTCTGCTTACAGTTACGCACCGCGTCGTTGGGCCTATTACGGTGCGCCGCGTTATTCGGTTTTACCATACGGTGCCTTAACCATCCGTTTTGGTGGTTATCCCTATTATTATCACAGCGGGCTGTTCTTTGGCTATTACAACGGTTTTTACGAACCGGTGTTTGCGCCCATTGGCATTCATGTGAACATTTTGCCGATCGGATACCATCCCTTTTATATCGGTCCCACTCGCTACTATTACTACGACGGCATTTATTACAGAAACTACAACGACAACGAGTATGAAGTGATTGATGCGCCGCTGGGTGCTCAGGTATCCGTGTTGCCGAAAGGCGCGACTGTGGCTACTATTAACGGCGAGAAGTTTTACGAGTTCAACGGCACTTATTACAAAGAAGGCACCAACAGTAAAAACGAGGTAGTTTATACCGTGGTGGGAAAATACGGGCATGTGAACAATAGCGAGGCCGGTGTTTCTGACTTGCAGCAGCCGGCTTTGCACGTGGGCGATGTGATTCCCGTACTGCCCGACGGTTGCAAGGAAGTAACGATTAACGGCGAACAGTTGTACCTATCGCCTGACAATACTTATTTTAAAGCGCAGACTTCCGATGGCAACACGAGTTACAAGATCGTGGGCATGGGAGAAAAGCAATAA
- a CDS encoding N-acyl-D-amino-acid deacylase family protein — protein sequence MKPFVFLLSFFATVHLHAQTTVDVLIKNGRILDGTGNSWVWGDVAVKDGKIFRIGKNLSLPAKKTIDANGLIVAPGFIDVHTHIEGEESKNPTADNFIYDGVTSVVTGNCGSSNVDIKAYLQKLDSIKLSINVATLIGHNDVRKAVMGTANRKATDDEIKKMQALVEQGMKDGAVGFSTGLIYIPGTYSSTDEVVALAKAAAKYGGVYASHMRDEGDSVVQAINEALHVGREAKMPVEISHFKLSGQQNWGRSKETVPMIIKAREEGLDVTIDQYPYTASSTSLSTLLPDEILSDGGDSIKARLARPETRKYITDYMLKKLKKRKLKHFSYPVVAFYKADTTYNGKSIEEVNLLMGRKHKAKEESETVMDMMSKGGASMVFHGMSEEDVKRIMQYPFNMFACDASIRVFGQGSPHPRGYGTNARVLAKYVREEKVISLEEAVRRMTSLPAQKFGFKDRGLLREGFAADIAVFDEKEVTDLSTYEKPHAYSKGFRYLLVNGQMVVEEGHHTGVRSGQTLVPSRSDAAPVL from the coding sequence ATGAAGCCTTTTGTTTTTCTTCTTTCTTTTTTCGCGACAGTTCATCTTCACGCACAAACAACGGTTGATGTTTTAATTAAAAATGGCCGCATTCTCGACGGCACGGGCAACTCCTGGGTTTGGGGCGACGTTGCCGTGAAAGACGGGAAGATTTTTCGCATCGGTAAAAACCTTTCGTTGCCCGCCAAAAAAACGATTGATGCAAATGGTTTGATCGTCGCTCCCGGCTTTATTGACGTGCACACACACATCGAAGGCGAAGAATCAAAAAATCCAACCGCCGATAATTTTATTTACGACGGCGTGACCAGCGTTGTTACCGGCAACTGCGGCTCGTCCAATGTTGACATAAAAGCGTATTTGCAAAAGCTCGATTCAATAAAACTTTCCATCAACGTGGCTACGCTCATTGGGCACAACGACGTGCGCAAAGCCGTGATGGGAACGGCCAACCGCAAGGCAACCGATGACGAAATAAAAAAAATGCAAGCCCTTGTGGAGCAAGGCATGAAGGACGGTGCAGTTGGCTTTAGCACAGGCCTCATTTACATTCCCGGCACGTATTCTTCAACCGATGAAGTAGTGGCACTTGCCAAGGCTGCGGCTAAGTATGGCGGCGTTTACGCCTCGCACATGCGCGACGAAGGCGACAGCGTGGTGCAGGCCATTAACGAAGCCCTTCACGTAGGCCGCGAAGCAAAAATGCCGGTGGAGATTTCGCACTTTAAATTAAGCGGACAACAAAATTGGGGACGCAGCAAAGAGACCGTTCCGATGATTATAAAAGCAAGAGAAGAAGGTCTCGATGTAACCATTGACCAATATCCGTACACGGCCAGCAGCACTTCGTTAAGCACTCTCTTGCCCGATGAAATTCTATCCGATGGAGGGGACTCTATCAAAGCAAGATTGGCAAGGCCCGAAACGAGAAAGTACATCACGGATTACATGCTGAAGAAATTGAAAAAACGCAAGCTCAAACATTTCAGTTATCCCGTGGTGGCTTTTTACAAAGCCGATACAACCTACAACGGCAAGAGCATTGAAGAAGTAAACCTGTTGATGGGCCGCAAGCACAAAGCCAAAGAAGAATCAGAAACCGTGATGGACATGATGAGCAAGGGCGGCGCTTCAATGGTCTTTCACGGCATGAGCGAAGAAGACGTGAAACGCATCATGCAATATCCTTTCAACATGTTTGCGTGTGATGCATCCATTCGTGTGTTTGGACAAGGCTCGCCGCACCCACGCGGCTACGGCACCAACGCAAGAGTGCTGGCCAAATACGTTCGCGAGGAAAAAGTGATTTCATTGGAAGAAGCTGTGAGAAGAATGACCTCTTTGCCCGCACAAAAGTTCGGCTTTAAAGACCGCGGTCTTTTGCGTGAAGGCTTTGCCGCCGACATCGCGGTGTTTGACGAAAAAGAAGTCACCGATCTTTCTACTTACGAAAAGCCGCACGCTTATTCAAAAGGCTTTCGCTACCTGCTGGTGAATGGACAAATGGTGGTAGAGGAAGGGCATCATACCGGCGTGCGCAGCGGCCAAACGCTTGTGCCTTCAAGAAGCGATGCAGCACCTGTTTTGTAA